One genomic window of Candidatus Poribacteria bacterium includes the following:
- a CDS encoding mandelate racemase/muconate lactonizing enzyme family protein codes for MTKIAHVHVYPTAVGMKDVFNIGTGFVGDTTAAGDHVFVKITTDDGYVGWGEQRALPSWSYETTESITTTICNYIAPLLLGRDPLNRNEIHHAIYDALKPAVSNGHPFAKAAVDIALHDLRGRILGVPVHTLFGGKRHEALPLCYALSIDTPEIMGLKAKALSPCSCFKVKVGGNPAEDEERVRAVHEAMPHAKLWIDANQSYTPSNALELLKRVADIREIYCMEQPVASQDWFGMKRVREDAPVPIAIDEGCFTSFDLAKIVRLECADAVVLKVCKSGGLGECLKSVHVAEANALELLGSGLTEAGIGFIASVHLFSTLDLVLPAELNAPAFLETMAVSGVEIQDHVVTVPDGPGLGVTPDEDYIKANLLQIASP; via the coding sequence ATGACTAAAATAGCACACGTCCATGTTTATCCGACTGCTGTCGGGATGAAAGATGTCTTCAACATCGGCACGGGTTTCGTTGGAGATACCACTGCCGCAGGCGATCACGTCTTTGTCAAAATTACAACAGACGACGGTTACGTCGGTTGGGGTGAGCAACGCGCACTCCCCTCGTGGAGCTACGAAACCACTGAATCTATCACAACCACCATTTGCAATTACATCGCACCCCTACTCCTCGGACGGGATCCGTTAAATCGCAACGAAATCCACCACGCCATCTATGACGCATTGAAACCGGCTGTCAGCAATGGACACCCTTTCGCTAAAGCCGCGGTAGACATCGCTTTGCACGATCTGCGTGGACGGATCCTCGGTGTGCCGGTGCATACCCTTTTCGGTGGGAAACGACACGAGGCACTCCCGCTCTGCTACGCCTTAAGTATTGATACCCCAGAAATAATGGGTTTGAAGGCGAAGGCGTTGTCTCCTTGTTCCTGTTTCAAAGTGAAAGTCGGTGGCAACCCCGCGGAAGATGAGGAACGGGTACGCGCAGTCCATGAAGCGATGCCACATGCGAAACTCTGGATAGATGCGAATCAGTCCTACACACCCTCCAATGCCTTGGAACTGCTGAAGCGGGTTGCCGATATCCGCGAAATTTACTGCATGGAGCAACCCGTGGCAAGCCAAGACTGGTTCGGTATGAAGCGCGTCCGAGAAGACGCACCTGTTCCGATTGCGATTGATGAAGGTTGTTTTACGTCCTTCGATCTCGCTAAAATCGTACGCCTGGAATGTGCGGATGCTGTCGTTCTGAAGGTCTGTAAATCTGGCGGTTTAGGGGAATGCCTCAAAAGCGTTCATGTCGCTGAAGCCAACGCCTTAGAACTCCTCGGCAGCGGTTTGACTGAAGCAGGGATTGGGTTCATCGCCAGTGTCCACCTCTTTTCAACGTTGGACTTAGTGCTACCAGCAGAACTCAATGCCCCCGCTTTTTTGGAAACTATGGCAGTAAGTGGTGTCGAAATTCAGGATCACGTCGTAACAGTACCAGACGGTCCCGGTCTCGGTGTCACGCCCGATGAAGACTACATCAAGGCGAATCTTCTGCAGATTGCGAGCCCTTAA
- a CDS encoding sulfatase-like hydrolase/transferase has product MAKQPNILFLMTDQQRFDTVGALGNPLIQTPGLDRLVREGTSFTSAYCPSPVCVASRCSFLLGQWPHQTGCTNNSPMPQDRVSVMELLNEAGYQTHGIGKMHFSPQSRKMWGFETRDYSEEGPGPDDFTEFLHENDYDHIVAPHGERSEYYYIPQPSQLPARLHHTQWVGDKTLQFLSQRDTNRPFLCWSSFIKPHPPFESPVPWNRLYRTVEMPLPFLPTDYAHLHTYWNRHQNRYKYRDQGRDMNLLRTMRAAYYAAISFIDYQVGRILDHLESAGELDNTLIIYTSDHGELLGDYDCYGKRSFLDAAARIPLLVRYPERFERDTQCDTPTSLVDVLPTSLSAAELPLQTDRSGVDLADIATGNTQRDAIVGQLGQEGTGLYMLLTSEYKYIYSAADRKEWLFRRSPGGLDERSVAGNPGYGRVLNTYRERLIEWFRKDGYEVPLDGNRWRDFPAPHEPENPDAGQLFQDGRSVSDQFPDGYSPNVDTLRE; this is encoded by the coding sequence ATGGCAAAACAACCCAACATCCTCTTTCTCATGACCGATCAGCAGCGTTTTGATACAGTCGGTGCGCTGGGTAATCCGCTTATTCAGACCCCCGGTCTGGATCGCCTTGTTCGCGAGGGTACGAGTTTTACGTCGGCGTATTGTCCGTCTCCTGTGTGCGTGGCATCTCGCTGCAGTTTCCTACTTGGGCAGTGGCCCCATCAGACCGGATGCACAAACAATTCACCGATGCCACAGGATCGCGTCTCGGTGATGGAGTTGCTGAACGAGGCAGGCTATCAGACCCACGGTATTGGCAAGATGCACTTCAGCCCACAAAGCCGCAAAATGTGGGGATTTGAAACGCGCGACTATTCCGAAGAGGGACCGGGTCCTGACGATTTTACAGAGTTTCTACACGAGAACGACTACGATCATATCGTCGCACCGCACGGTGAACGCAGCGAATACTACTACATCCCGCAACCCTCACAACTTCCTGCTCGCTTGCACCACACGCAGTGGGTAGGTGATAAAACACTCCAGTTTTTATCTCAGCGTGATACGAACCGACCGTTTTTGTGTTGGTCGAGTTTTATCAAACCACACCCGCCCTTTGAATCGCCAGTACCGTGGAACCGACTCTATCGCACGGTCGAGATGCCACTGCCTTTCCTACCAACGGACTATGCGCATCTGCATACCTATTGGAACCGGCATCAGAACCGTTATAAATACCGCGACCAAGGACGCGATATGAATCTCCTCCGAACGATGCGCGCGGCTTACTATGCCGCTATCTCTTTCATAGATTATCAGGTTGGTCGGATCCTTGACCATCTCGAATCGGCAGGTGAGTTGGATAACACGTTAATCATTTATACTTCCGATCACGGCGAGCTGCTCGGTGACTACGACTGTTATGGGAAACGCTCTTTTCTTGACGCAGCGGCTCGGATTCCGTTACTCGTCCGCTATCCTGAACGTTTTGAAAGGGACACACAGTGCGACACACCGACCAGTTTGGTTGATGTGCTCCCAACCAGTCTCAGCGCAGCCGAATTACCGCTACAAACAGATCGCAGCGGCGTAGATCTCGCAGATATTGCCACTGGCAACACCCAACGAGATGCCATCGTCGGTCAATTGGGGCAAGAAGGCACGGGACTGTATATGCTCCTTACGTCTGAATACAAATACATCTACTCTGCAGCGGATCGCAAGGAGTGGCTTTTCAGACGTTCCCCGGGTGGACTTGACGAACGTAGCGTTGCCGGTAACCCGGGATATGGTAGGGTTCTCAACACCTATCGAGAACGCTTGATTGAATGGTTCCGCAAGGACGGGTACGAAGTTCCGTTGGATGGCAATAGATGGCGAGACTTCCCGGC
- a CDS encoding MFS transporter: MRRNLKLSQLLTVYFPVLLIDFAYSSVLTNTSFYTSYLGLSSTFLGILNAVMTGFFVVLAIPFGRLSDRIDRRYVLYTAFLVMGAASIGLPYCRNGTHLLLIFPGIGVSMALFWPAYEAWLAEREGEAELVHRVMLFNLFWSIGITLGPVFSSYLYGDANPFRPFYLAGISTLFTLVTIFGNNFLKLDVARAEQSEPTEVLYPPLPVRTTHLNIARYANLASWFVLGVLRRLAPKLTKEMGMLPTTFGNLMLTLGGLQTLAFVILGTGYSTRWHYRFAPILVVQLLAILSFLGIWGTQNTLLWAFAFGIIGVSAAFTYFSSLYYGLDRHVDKGNKSGWHEAILGVGILLGPFLGGISADSQLGVRSPYLLCGVAIGIAILIEVFMLIKGSQSAEDSP; the protein is encoded by the coding sequence ATGCGCCGAAACTTAAAGTTGAGCCAACTGCTTACCGTCTATTTTCCTGTTCTGTTAATCGACTTCGCTTATAGCAGTGTCTTAACGAACACCTCCTTTTATACGAGTTATTTAGGATTATCTTCCACGTTTCTGGGTATCCTCAATGCAGTTATGACCGGTTTCTTCGTGGTGCTGGCGATTCCGTTCGGTCGCCTATCGGATCGGATAGATCGGAGATATGTACTTTATACTGCGTTCCTGGTGATGGGTGCTGCGAGTATCGGGCTTCCCTACTGTCGGAACGGTACGCACCTCTTACTTATTTTTCCCGGCATCGGGGTGAGTATGGCACTCTTCTGGCCCGCTTATGAGGCGTGGCTTGCTGAACGCGAGGGTGAAGCTGAACTCGTCCATCGGGTCATGCTTTTCAACTTGTTCTGGAGTATCGGTATTACTTTAGGTCCAGTGTTCTCCAGTTATCTGTATGGCGACGCGAATCCGTTTAGACCCTTCTATCTTGCCGGCATCTCGACGCTGTTCACCTTGGTGACAATTTTCGGGAATAACTTCCTGAAACTCGATGTTGCCAGAGCCGAGCAATCGGAGCCTACTGAAGTACTTTATCCACCCCTACCCGTTCGGACAACACATCTCAATATTGCGCGATATGCGAATCTTGCCTCTTGGTTTGTGCTGGGGGTCCTGAGACGGCTCGCACCGAAACTTACGAAAGAGATGGGGATGCTACCCACAACATTTGGCAATCTCATGCTAACGCTTGGCGGACTGCAAACACTGGCGTTCGTTATTCTTGGGACAGGGTACTCAACCCGTTGGCACTACCGTTTCGCGCCAATACTCGTCGTTCAGTTACTGGCAATACTCAGCTTTCTCGGAATATGGGGCACCCAAAACACACTCCTTTGGGCATTTGCGTTTGGGATTATCGGTGTATCCGCTGCTTTTACTTATTTCAGCAGCCTCTATTACGGGTTGGACCGGCATGTGGACAAGGGAAACAAAAGCGGGTGGCACGAAGCCATACTCGGTGTAGGGATATTGTTAGGTCCGTTCTTAGGTGGTATTTCAGCGGATTCGCAACTCGGCGTTCGGAGTCCATACTTACTCTGTGGCGTGGCGATTGGTATTGCTATCCTGATAGAGGTTTTTATGCTAATTAAGGGCTCGCAATCTGCAGAAGATTCGCCTTGA
- a CDS encoding Uma2 family endonuclease has translation MLNSQTNPDSIQEMPTADTMTLEEFLENDLEGYEYVKGELVPMPLTSMEHGEISSNVLRHLGLHVFEHQLGRSYTEGTTFHLGDRVVKPDVAFVSTERLPENRDKGSPIPPDLAVEVVSPADKQYDVTEKAFAYLKAGTRLVWVLEPVAKTVMVYRSETDFTLLTCEDTLTGEDVVEGFACSVAELFE, from the coding sequence AACGAACCCTGACTCTATTCAAGAAATGCCGACCGCCGATACAATGACGCTGGAGGAATTTCTCGAAAACGACTTAGAGGGTTATGAATATGTAAAAGGAGAATTGGTTCCCATGCCCCTCACCTCAATGGAACATGGCGAAATCAGTAGTAACGTTCTCCGTCATTTGGGTTTGCACGTCTTTGAACATCAGTTGGGACGTTCTTATACCGAAGGTACGACATTTCACTTAGGGGACCGGGTAGTAAAGCCAGATGTTGCGTTTGTTTCGACGGAGCGATTGCCGGAAAATAGAGACAAAGGGTCACCTATACCGCCTGACTTGGCAGTAGAGGTCGTCTCACCAGCAGACAAACAGTACGATGTTACCGAAAAAGCATTCGCCTATCTGAAGGCAGGGACGCGTCTCGTCTGGGTGCTTGAACCGGTCGCGAAAACGGTGATGGTCTATCGTTCTGAGACAGATTTTACGTTGCTGACGTGTGAAGATACATTGACCGGTGAGGATGTTGTGGAAGGGTTTGCATGTTCTGTTGCGGAACTTTTTGAATAG
- a CDS encoding sugar kinase has protein sequence MYDLVTFGEAMIRLTAPEFMRLEQVSSLAITAGGAEMNVAVNAAQLGLRTAWVSRLVDNWSGRYIRNKGRELGVDMSNIVWADFDGIGLERNGFYHLELGAGPRASSVTYDRGYSAISNVQVGEIDWASIFSGARWFHLSGITPALSESAAAVSAEALKAARAAGVKTSYDLNFRSKLWSAEEAQAANRPMMEHVSVLIGNEEDFEKSLGFAAEGTTESYSKLEPDSYKEMAQRVKDAFPSIQMIGTTLRDAKTGWLNDWRTLLFDGEEFYLSRIYEDLELVDRVGGGDSFSSGLIYSLLNGKSPQEAVDFAGGYSALAHTFPGDFNWATAEEAETAIQAGSVRISR, from the coding sequence ATGTACGATTTAGTTACATTTGGTGAAGCGATGATCCGACTCACGGCACCGGAGTTTATGCGGCTTGAGCAGGTGTCATCGCTGGCAATCACTGCAGGCGGTGCAGAGATGAACGTTGCCGTCAACGCTGCACAACTCGGATTGCGGACGGCGTGGGTATCCCGACTCGTGGACAATTGGTCGGGTCGTTATATCCGCAACAAAGGACGCGAACTCGGTGTGGACATGTCGAACATCGTCTGGGCGGACTTCGACGGGATCGGCTTGGAACGGAACGGATTCTATCATCTCGAATTGGGTGCCGGTCCGCGTGCGAGCAGCGTTACCTACGACCGCGGCTATTCTGCGATTTCCAACGTGCAGGTCGGTGAGATTGATTGGGCATCTATATTTAGCGGTGCGCGTTGGTTCCATCTCAGCGGTATCACACCGGCTTTGTCGGAATCGGCGGCGGCTGTCTCAGCGGAGGCACTCAAGGCGGCGCGTGCAGCGGGTGTCAAAACGAGTTACGATCTGAACTTCCGTTCTAAACTCTGGAGTGCGGAGGAAGCACAAGCAGCGAACCGACCCATGATGGAGCACGTCTCTGTTCTCATCGGTAACGAGGAAGATTTCGAGAAATCGCTCGGCTTCGCGGCGGAAGGCACAACCGAATCCTACAGCAAACTCGAACCCGATAGTTACAAAGAGATGGCGCAACGGGTCAAAGACGCTTTTCCAAGCATTCAGATGATTGGGACGACCTTACGCGACGCAAAAACAGGGTGGCTCAACGACTGGCGGACGCTCTTGTTTGACGGTGAAGAATTTTACCTGTCCCGTATCTATGAGGACTTAGAACTCGTAGACCGCGTGGGTGGTGGTGATAGTTTCTCGTCGGGATTAATTTATAGCCTATTAAACGGCAAATCGCCCCAAGAAGCAGTCGATTTTGCGGGTGGTTATTCTGCCTTGGCGCATACCTTCCCCGGAGACTTCAACTGGGCAACGGCAGAAGAGGCAGAAACAGCGATACAAGCAGGGAGTGTGCGTATCAGTCGCTAA
- a CDS encoding molybdopterin-dependent oxidoreductase, whose amino-acid sequence MRRRTFIKLSAISAAGMVLPLQLEGQTDTMSSLRPSTLITPNADFYILQIGDPAVLDGATWRMAITGLIEKPMRPLGLQDITAMESVTAMRTLKCIGDPIGTEQMSNAVWKGVRLRDLLEKVAPKPEVKVVVFRCADGYHTAIPLEEAMEAETLLVYEMNEVPLPTEHGFPVRLLNPGNYGTKNPKWIVNIQLAAEHESYWEKRGWDPIAHVKLATMIGTPSEGEAIIGGKTYTVSGAAFDAGNHDGIKKVEVSIDYGQTWEAAEIWAKDTPLAWVLWKWEWHVPENAAPVEIYARATANNGVVQDEIGLDIEPVGATGYHIVDAEVVLP is encoded by the coding sequence ATGCGAAGACGAACATTCATAAAACTGAGCGCGATTAGTGCCGCAGGAATGGTGCTACCGCTTCAACTCGAAGGACAAACAGACACGATGTCGTCCTTGAGACCGAGCACACTGATAACACCAAACGCCGACTTCTATATCCTACAGATTGGTGATCCGGCTGTACTTGACGGTGCGACGTGGCGAATGGCTATCACCGGACTGATCGAAAAACCGATGCGCCCCTTGGGACTTCAAGACATCACAGCGATGGAATCTGTTACGGCGATGCGGACGTTGAAATGTATTGGGGACCCAATTGGCACGGAACAGATGAGCAATGCGGTGTGGAAAGGGGTGCGCCTACGCGATCTGCTTGAGAAAGTCGCTCCGAAGCCTGAAGTCAAAGTAGTCGTTTTCCGCTGCGCAGACGGCTATCATACAGCAATCCCACTTGAAGAGGCGATGGAGGCGGAAACGCTCCTTGTCTATGAGATGAACGAGGTTCCACTGCCGACAGAACACGGCTTTCCGGTTCGCCTGCTAAATCCGGGGAACTACGGCACGAAAAACCCGAAATGGATCGTCAACATCCAATTGGCTGCCGAACATGAAAGTTATTGGGAGAAACGGGGTTGGGATCCCATCGCACACGTGAAACTTGCCACAATGATTGGCACACCGAGTGAAGGCGAGGCGATTATAGGCGGAAAAACGTATACAGTCAGCGGCGCAGCGTTCGATGCAGGGAACCACGACGGTATCAAGAAGGTCGAAGTCAGCATCGACTACGGTCAGACGTGGGAAGCGGCGGAAATTTGGGCAAAGGATACACCGCTCGCATGGGTACTCTGGAAATGGGAATGGCACGTACCAGAAAACGCAGCCCCTGTTGAAATCTATGCAAGAGCGACCGCTAACAACGGGGTCGTCCAAGACGAAATCGGGCTTGATATCGAACCGGTTGGCGCGACAGGCTATCATATAGTCGATGCAGAGGTCGTCCTACCATAG
- a CDS encoding DNA adenine methylase: protein MQQTPLSFHIPPTQSIKYIGSKLKLIPHILQLVKKVNAKTVLDGFAGTTRVSQALAKLGYTLVCNDIAPWSKVFGTCYLLNTKPREAYQPLIDHLNALTPVDGWFTEHYGGHANGGCAIQTDGLKKPWQLHNTRKLDAIRQEIEILNLDPVEKAVALTSLILALDRVDSTLGHFSAYLKDWAPRAYRTLRLEVPEVFTSEGDHTVYQTDIFELTPQVSVDLAYFDPPYGSNNEKMPPSRVRYAAYYHLWKSVVLFDKPTLFGKAKRREDTSDRLAASVFEEFRRNDDGRFIAVEAIAYLIQMTQARWILLSYSSGGRATADQLNEVMQRNGNLLTVLELDYKRNVMAGMKWTHEWINAAEEPNREFLFLLQKNKTPS, encoded by the coding sequence ATGCAACAAACGCCTTTGTCCTTTCACATTCCTCCAACACAAAGCATCAAATACATCGGCTCCAAGCTAAAACTCATCCCGCATATCCTCCAACTCGTCAAAAAAGTCAACGCGAAAACAGTTTTGGATGGGTTCGCAGGCACGACGCGCGTCTCGCAAGCACTCGCCAAACTCGGCTATACCCTCGTCTGCAACGACATCGCACCGTGGTCGAAGGTTTTCGGTACGTGCTACCTCCTCAACACGAAACCGAGAGAAGCGTATCAACCCCTCATTGATCATCTCAATGCTTTGACACCTGTTGACGGTTGGTTCACAGAACACTACGGCGGACACGCCAACGGCGGTTGCGCCATTCAAACAGACGGACTCAAAAAACCGTGGCAGCTCCACAACACCCGTAAGTTGGACGCGATTCGACAAGAGATCGAAATCCTCAATCTCGATCCCGTTGAAAAAGCCGTTGCACTCACAAGCCTAATCCTCGCGCTTGACCGTGTTGACAGCACGCTCGGTCACTTTTCAGCCTATCTCAAGGACTGGGCACCGCGTGCCTATAGAACGCTACGACTTGAAGTGCCTGAAGTTTTCACGTCAGAAGGAGACCACACGGTTTATCAAACCGACATCTTTGAACTCACGCCGCAGGTATCGGTTGACCTTGCGTATTTCGATCCCCCTTATGGTTCAAACAACGAGAAAATGCCCCCCTCTCGTGTCAGATATGCCGCCTACTACCATCTCTGGAAAAGCGTCGTCCTCTTTGATAAACCCACCCTTTTCGGCAAAGCAAAACGGCGAGAAGATACATCAGATCGCCTCGCCGCCTCTGTATTTGAGGAATTCCGCCGCAACGACGATGGTCGTTTCATCGCCGTTGAAGCCATTGCCTACCTTATTCAGATGACGCAAGCGCGTTGGATACTGCTATCCTACAGTTCCGGCGGTCGCGCGACGGCTGATCAACTCAACGAAGTCATGCAGCGTAACGGCAACCTCCTCACCGTTCTTGAGCTTGACTATAAAAGAAACGTCATGGCAGGTATGAAGTGGACGCACGAGTGGATAAACGCAGCTGAAGAACCGAACCGAGAATTCCTTTTCCTACTTCAAAAAAATAAAACACCATCGTAG